From a region of the Ascochyta rabiei chromosome 22, complete sequence genome:
- a CDS encoding Mitochondrial succinate-fumarate transporter, which translates to MSAKSTQGPRGKKPASAATNLIAGGGAGMMEALACHPLDTIKVRMQLSKRARMPGAPKRGFLKTGAEIVKRETALGLYKGLGAVLTGIVPKMAIRFTSYEWYKQLLADSQGNVTSKSTFMAGLAAGVTEAVLVVTPMEVVKIRLQAQHHSMADPLDVPKYRNAAHALYTVLKEEGVGALWRGVSLTALRQGTNQAANFTAYSELRARLQAYQGTTDLPGWQTSCIGLISGAMGPFSNAPIDTIKTRLQKTPAEPGQSAMSRITAIAGDMWKQEGVKSFYKGITPRVMRVAPGQAVTFTVYEYLKGILEKGREMIPGGQYEE; encoded by the exons ATGTCTGCAAAGTCGACACAAGGCCCTCGCGGCAAGAAGCCTGCATCCGCAGCCACCAACCTGATCG CTGGTGGCGGTGCTGGAATGATGGAAGCGCTTGCGTGCCATCCTTTGG ACACCATCAAAGTCCGCATGCAACTCTCCAAGCGAGCACGCATGCCCGGT GCGCCGAAGCGTGGTTTCCTCAAGACCGGTGCCGAGATTGTGAAGCGTGAGACGGCGCTGGGTCTGTACAAGGGTCTTGGTGCCGTTCTTACTGGCATTGTGCCCAAGATGGCTATTCGCTTCACTTCGTACGAGTGGTACAAGCAATTGCTGGCAGATTCACAAGGCAACGTGACCTCGAAATCGACATTCATGG CTGGTCTTGCTGCCGGTGTCACAGAGGCCGTTCTCGTTGTCACTCCTATGGAAGTCGTAAAGATCCGTTTACAAGCACAACACCACTCCATGGCCGACCCGCTCGACGTCCCCAAGTACCGAAACGCAGCGCACGCCCTGTACACGGTGCTGAAGGAGGAGGGCGTCGGCGCGTTATGGCGTGGTGTGTCACTCACAGCGTTGCGCCAGGGTACGAACCAGGCTGCGAACTTCACAGCCTACTCAGAATTGAGGGCACGGCTACAGGCTTACCAAGGCACAACCGACCTTCCAGGGTGGCAGACGTCCTGCATTGGTCTCATCTCTGGTGCCATGGGGCCTTTTTCGAACGCGCCCATTGACACTATCAAGACAAGACTGCAGAAAACACCAGCCGAGCCAGGTCAGAGTGCCATGAGCAGGATCACAGCCATTGCTGG CGACATGTGGAAACAAGAAGGCGTGAAGAGTTTCTACAAGGGTATCACACCTCGTGTGATGCGTGTTGCTCCTGGACAGGCCGTCACGTTCACCGTGTACGAGTACTTGAAGGGCATACTTGAGAAGGGGAGAGAGATGATTCCTGGTGGTCAGTACGAGGAGTGA
- a CDS encoding Twinfilin-1: MQSGISASQELKSALGELIVSSSQRGLIARIDKETIVPGAAISSSASTFLDDLSNLSTHIKPNEALYILLRRADSLASPDKSLVAVTYVPNAAPVRQKMLFASTRLTLVRELGGEHFPESIFTTEPDELTATGWQKHVQHTESSNPLTAEEQSLQDIKDAEALESRGTRGQSLAQGGRLAIRADDEIAGALQRLGQGGDNLVQLRMDPATETLRLVSSSSATPSTLASAVDPKEPRYSFYRHDDAAASIVFISTCPSAAKIKERMLYAASRGNVVSLAQNEGGLKVAKKLEATNPDEVTEQVILDEFKVDKVEVKQGFSKPKRPGRR, translated from the exons ATGCAGTCTGGTATCTCAG CATCCCAGGAGCTCAAGTCCGCGCTGGGCGAGCTCATCGTCTCGTCTTCGCAACGCGGTCTCATTGCCCGTATCGACAAGGAAACCATTGTTCCCGGCGCTGCCATCTCCTCCTCGGCGTCCACCTTCCTCGACGACCTGTCCAACCTCAGCACCCACATCAAGCCCAACGAAGCTCTCTACATCCTCTTGCGCCGCGCCGACTCGCTCGCCTCGCCCGACAAGTCCCTCGTCGCCGTCACATACGTGCCCAATGCCGCTCCCGTACGGCAGAAGATGCTCTTCGCATCTACGAGATTGACGTTAGTAAGGGAGCTAGGTGGCGAGCACTTCCCCGAGAGCATATTCACCACAGAGCCGGACGAGCTCACAGCCACGGGCTGGCAGAAGCACGTGCAGCACACCGAGTCCAGCAACCCGCTCACGGCCGAAGAGCAATCGCTGCAAGACATCAAAGACGCCGAAGCACTCGAGTCGCGCGGCACGCGGGGCCAGTCGCTCGCGCAAGGCGGCCGTCTCGCGATCCGCGCCGACGACGAGATCGCCGGCGCGCTGCAGAGGCTCGGACAGGGCGGCGACAACCTCGTCCAGCTGCGCATGGACCCGGCGACCGAGACGCTGCGCCTGgtctcgtcgtcgtcggccaCGCCCTCGACGCTCGCCAGCGCCGTCGATCCAAAGGAACCCCGCTACTCGTTCTACCGGCACGACGACGCCGCGGCCAGCATCGTCTTCATCAGCACGTGTCCCAGCGCGGCGAAGATCAAGGAGCGCATGCTGTACGCGGCGTCGCGCGGCAATGTCGTCAGTCTGGCGCAGAACGAGGGCGGGCTGAAGGTGGCCAAGAAGCTGGAGGCGACGAATCCAGACGAGGTGACGGAACAGGTGATTTTGGATGAGTTCAAGGTGGACAAAGTCGAGGTGAAACAGGGGTTCAGCAAGCCGAAGAGGCCGGGCAGGCGGTAG
- a CDS encoding Thioredoxin-dependent peroxiredoxin: MTPKCQDPAPPQLSTQERTARHSRGHISVHQVTAAQAATERPTQPGQHRHPHTYESQRGSQVILEFADPTASPMVSPNVERKAALPPTLRHQVSGPARFPPSVDRMQPPPLSRAISWSGVLKRQNSCSGSPALLTPSVGSDRANGPGQTRLQATFQAIKNIGAGFASPRIDYSMGKKNEGADRGLGYFDVDEAAES, encoded by the exons ATGACCCCAAAATGTCAAGATCCGGCGCCTCCACAGCTATCTACCCAGGAGCGGACCGCTCGTCATAGTCGAG GCCACATCTCGGTTCACCAGGTCACAGCAGCGCAAGCGGCAACAGAAAGACCAACCCAACCCGGTCAACATCGACACCCGCACACGTACGAGTCCCAGCGGGGATCGCAGGTGATACTGGAGTTTGCGGACCCGACGGCCAGCCCTATGGTCAGTCCCAACGTCGAACGCAAAGCCGCACTCCCGCCCACACTGCGCCACCAGGTCTCCGGTCCAGCGCGTTTTCCGCCCAGCGTAGACAGGATGCAGCCGCCCCCGCTCAGCCGCGCAATAAGCTGGAGCGGCGTGCTGAAGCGCCAGAACAGCTGCAGCGGCTCCCCCGCACTGCTCACTCCGTCCGTTGGCTCCGACCGAGCCAATGGTCCAGGGCAGACGAGGTTGCAGGCTACATTCCAGGCCATCAAGAACATTGGCGCCGGGTTCGCTAGTCCGAGGATCGATTACAGTATGGGCAAGAAGAACGAAGGCGCCGATAGAGGTCTGGGGTACTTTGATGTTGATGAGGCAGCGGAGAGCTGA
- a CDS encoding Thioredoxin-dependent peroxiredoxin yields the protein MSYLGEVRIGHKAPDFHCEAVIGGAIKEVSLSTFIRPSTVPGAPDPDAPWLLLLFIPAAFSFVCPTEVIAFQNCYDEFRDRNCSVAFVSVDTKHSLWHWQNVPRQYGGLGNIDIPLLSDATHKIGRDYGVLIEEEGVSLRGMFIVDGEGLVQQITLNNLTVGRSVLEALRLLEAFQAVAKHGVLCPIDWKPNSHASDTMNTISNTLVESYEDRLANLQKEFGDVKITDLDAKHKSTDNMENVPHAEYVNTPGVHIVSSPESLDRVREENSETRYPPSSPGHPSCILRVGPTEPGELSVSESLEQTENL from the exons ATGAGCTATCTGGGAGAAGTCCGCATTGGACATAAGGCGCCTGACTTTCACTGCGAAGCAGTCATCGGAGGTGCAATCAAAG AAGTGTCGCTGAGCACTTTCATTCGCCCTTCAACAGTACCGGGCGCGCCCGACCCCGATGCACCTTGGTTGCTTCTGCTATTCATCCCAGCCGCTTTCTCGTTTGTCTGCCCGACTGAAGTCATTGCGTTCCAAAACTGTTACGACGAGTTTCGTGACAGGAACTGCAGCGTCGCTTTCGTTTCGGTTGATACCAAACATTCCTTGTGGCACTGGCAAAACGTACCGCGGCAGTATGGCGGTCTGGGTAATATCGATATCCCGTTATTGAGTGACGCAACCCATAAGATTGGCAGAGACTATGGTGTGCTTATCGAAGAGGAGGGGGTGAGCCTTAGGGGGATGTTCATTGTTGACGGAGAGGGGCTCGTACAGCAG ATAACACTGAACAATCTCACAGTCGGACGAAGTGTCCTGGAAGCTCTGCGTCTCCTTGAGGCTTTCCAAGCTGTCGCAAAACACGGGGTCCTTTGTCCCATCGACTGGAAGCCTAACTCGCACGCTTCCGACACGATGAATACCATCTCCAATACACTGGTGGAGTCCTACGAGGACCGGCTGGCGAACCTGCAGAAAG AATTTGGAGATGTGAAGATCACTGATCTCGACGCGAAGCACAAAAGTACCGATAACATGGAGAATGTACCCCATGCGGAGTATGTGAATACCCCGGGCGTCCATATCGTTTCCTCGCCCGAATCCCTCGATCGAGTGCGCGAAGAGAATTCTGAAACTCGGTACCCACCATCGAGCCCAGGTCATCCAAGCTGCATACTTCGAGTAGGTCCGACAGAGCCAGGAGAGCTATCTGTCAGTGAAAGTCTCGAGCAGACAGAGAACCTATAG
- a CDS encoding Chitinase, which yields MRFLNAAALLTVPFLTQAAPVEDVKPSKGYQMGVFYVNWAIYARQHFVTDLPAEKLTKVTYAFANVNKTTGEVFLSDEWADLQFSYPGDVASNGTQLLGNFNQLYKLKQKNRKLKTTLSVGGWSYRGNFKTALATNATRYRFAESSLKLITDLGLDGLDIDWEYPEDSTDAANLVETVKLCRQLLNSYSAEHAQGYHFDIDISAPAGPLRYTVLPIAAMDPYVDDWNLMAFDYMGPGFSNFTGHLSNVHPSKSNPVTTDFNTVQAVDYYKKHISSPRKIILGMPMYGRSFANTNGLGQKFNGSGDGTWEAGVLDYKVLPLNGSTVYTDKKVIASWSYDNKTKQLVSFDTPEVQTLKAKYLKKEKLGGAWWWDSSSDRTDDKSLVGTVSKALGGPDGLKPDLNNLYYPLSKYDNIRSA from the exons ATGCGTTTCCTCAACGCTGCTGCACTCCTTACAGTCCCTTTCCTTACCCAAGCTGCGCCTGTTGAAGATGTAAAGCCCTCAAAGGGTTACCAGATGGGCGTGTTCTACGTCAACTGG GCCATCTACGCACGGCAACACTTTGTCACAGACCTCCCTGCGGAAAAGCTTACGAAAGTCACCTACGCGTTCGCTAATGTGAACAAGACTACTGGAGAGGTCTTCCTCTCCGATGAGTGGGCCGATCTGCAGTTCAGTTATCCTGGCGATGTAGCTTCAAATGGCACACAGCTGCTCGGCAACTTCAACCAGCTGTACAAGCTCAAGCAGAAGAACCGCAAATTGAAGACCACACTTTCTGTGGGCGGCTGGTCGTACAGAGGGAACTTCAAGACAGCGTTGGCCACAAACGCTACACGTTACCGCTTTGCCGAGTCATCGTTGAAGTTGATCACCGACCTTGGACTTGACGGCCTCGACATTGATTGGGAGTACCCTGAGGATTCAACTGATGCCGCCAACCTCGTCGAGACCGTCAAGCTTTGTCGCCAACTGCTCAACTCGTACTCTGCTGAACACGCTCAAGGCTACCACTTCGACATCGACATCTCTGCCCCTGCCGGCCCTCTTCGCTACACCGTTCTCCCGATCGCAGCTATGGACCCTTACGTAGATGACTGGAACCTGATGGCATTTGACTACATGGGACCCGGTTTCTCCAACTTCACTGGCCATCTCAGCAACGTACACCCGTCCAAGTCCAACCCTGTAACCACAGACTTCAACACCGTCCAAGCAGTTGACTACTACAAGAAGCACATCTCCTCCCCTCGCAAGATTATCTTGGGTATGCCGATGTACGGCCGCTCATTCGCCAACACCAACGGCCTCGGCCAGAAGTTCAACGGCTCAGGTGACGGCACATGGGAGGCCGGAGTTCTCGACTACAAGGTGCTACCACTCAACGGCAGCACTGTGTACACGGACAAGAAGGTGATCGCATCCTGGTCATACGACAACAAGACCAAGCAGTTGGTCAGCTTCGACACGCCCGAGGTCCAGACGCTGAAGGCGAAGTACCTGAAGAAAGAGAAGCTGGGAGGCGCGTGGTGGTGGGACTCGAGCTCTGATCGCACAGACGACAAGAGTCTTGTCGGTACCGTATCCAAGGCTCTCGGAGGTCCGGACGGACTGAAACCAGACTTGAACAACTTGTACTACCCTCTGAGCAAGTACGACAACATCAGGAGCGCCTGA
- a CDS encoding eukaryotic translation initiation factor 5 gives MATVNIRRDITDPFYRYKMERIQSKIEGKGNGIKTVIVNLTSVANSLARPPSHVIKYFGFELGAQTNTNPNDDRWIINGAHDASKLQDYLDGFITKFVLCKKCKNPETEVNIKDGNITLDCKACGKISEVDPRLKLSAFIVKNEPKKGKKDKSTKKAERRARKEAEARGEEVSQNGGSPGDSAEDDDNNGELEIEAGSDDELTRQIQEGAEEIDEVKEVEWHIDTSEAAIKARAQDLPEDLKRALVIEGEDDAEASEYDIFGKWIIDTAKEKGGVEKLDSVEIYLKAKELGIETKHRTLTVIPQTLFSEKIVKQIEARAPMLQKLITSEKHEKAFLGGIERFVGNDKPELIPQVSAILIQVYNNDLVTEEVLKPWCQKASKKYVDLKVSKTVRKSAEQFYDWLNQEDSDEEDSE, from the coding sequence ATGGCTACCGTCAACATTCGCCGCGATATCACCGACCCCTTCTACCGCTACAAGATGGAGCGCATACAGTCCAAGATTGAAGGCAAGGGCAACGGCATCAAGACCGTCATTGTCAACCTGACCAGCGTTGCCAACTCTCTTGCCCGCCCTCCTTCTCACGTCATCAAATACTTTGGTTTCGAGCTTGGCGCTCAGACCAATACCAACCCCAATGATGACCGCTGGATCATCAATGGCGCTCACGACGCTAGCAAGCTCCAAGACTACCTCGATGGCTTCATCACCAAGTTCGTTCTCTGCAAGAAGTGCAAGAACCCTGAAACCGAGGTCAACATCAAGGATGGCAACATCACGCTCGACTGCAAGGCTTGCGGTAAGATCTCCGAAGTCGACCCTCGTCTCAAGCTCTCTGCCTTTATCGTGAAGAACGAGCCcaagaagggcaagaaggACAAGTCCACCAAGAAGGCTGAGCGTCGCGCTCGCAAGGAGGCTGAGGCCAGGGGTGAGGAGGTCTCACAGAACGGAGGCAGTCCTGGAGATAGTGCTgaggacgacgacaacaacggCGAATTGGAGATCGAGGCCGGCAGCGATGATGAGCTCACTCGTCAGATCCAGGAGGGTGCCGAAGAGATTGACGAAGTCAAGGAGGTCGAGTGGCACATTGATACTTCCGAGGCTGCCATCAAGGCCCGTGCTCAGGATCTTCCCGAGGACCTCAAGCGCGCTCTCGTCATTGAGGGCGAGGATGACGCCGAGGCTTCTGAGTACGACATCTTCGGCAAGTGGATCATCGACACTGCCAAGGAGAAGGGCGGTGTCGAAAAGCTGGACAGCGTCGAGATCTACCTCAAGGCGAAGGAGCTCGGCATTGAGACCAAGCACCGCACTTTGACGGTCATTCCTCAGACCCTTTTCAGCGAGAAGATTGTCAAGCAGATTGAGGCCCGTGCCCCTATGCTGCAGAAGCTGATCACCTCGGAGAAGCACGAGAAGGCTTTCCTTGGAGGTATTGAGCGCTTTGTCGGTAACGACAAGCCTGAGCTCATTCCCCAGGTTTCCGCCATTCTGATCCAAGTCTACAACAACGATCTCGTCACTGAGGAGGTCCTCAAGCCCTGGTGCCAAAAGGCTAGCAAGAAGTACGTTGACCTCAAGGTCAGCAAGACTGTGCGCAAGTCCGCCGAGCAGTTTTACGACTGGCTGAACCAGGAGGACAGTGATGAAGAGGACTCGGAGTAG